In a genomic window of Telopea speciosissima isolate NSW1024214 ecotype Mountain lineage chromosome 5, Tspe_v1, whole genome shotgun sequence:
- the LOC122661725 gene encoding glycine-rich RNA-binding, abscisic acid-inducible protein-like: MGRSRGIRPTARAVLEAMDRGRTSRPWAPVVVEAMGNGRGIRPLALAVLEAMGRGRGRGNQTTGTGGGGGYEQGHQTTGTGGGGGGYGRGHQTTGTGGGGGYGEGQGQGQGQGQGYGQQQEKKGVMEKIKEKLPGQHN; encoded by the coding sequence ATGGGCAGGAGCAGGGGCATCAGACCAACGGCACGGGCGGTGTTGGAGGCTATGGACAGGGGCAGGACCAGCAGACCATGGGCaccggtggtggtggaggcTATGGGCAACGGCAGGGGCATCAGACCACTGGCACTGGCGGTGTTGGAGGCTATGGGCAGGGGCAGGGGCAGGGGCAATCAGACCACTGGCACCGGCGGTGGTGGAGGCTATGAGCAGGGGCATCAGACTACAGGTaccggtggtggtggtggaggctaTGGGCGGGGGCATCAGACCACAGGCACCGGGGGTGGTGGAGGCTATGGGGAGGGGCAGGGGCAGGGGCAGGGGCAGGGACAGGGATATGGGCAGCagcaggagaagaagggagTGATGGAGAAGATCAAGGAGAAGCTCCCTGGCCAGCACAACTAA